A window from Streptomyces sp. NBC_00299 encodes these proteins:
- a CDS encoding roadblock/LC7 domain-containing protein translates to MTAPKATGHTATNQSGELNWLLDDLVDRVASIRKALVLSGDGLPTGVSKDLTREDSEHLAAVASGFHSLAKGVGRHFEAGNVRQTVVELDDAFLFVTAAGDGSCLAVLSDADSDVGLVAYEMTLLVKRVGVHLGTAPRTDLPAGG, encoded by the coding sequence ATGACCGCACCGAAGGCGACCGGCCACACCGCGACCAACCAGTCCGGAGAGCTCAACTGGCTCCTCGACGACCTGGTGGACCGGGTCGCCAGCATCCGCAAGGCCCTCGTGCTCTCCGGCGACGGCCTGCCGACGGGGGTGTCCAAGGACCTGACCCGCGAGGACAGCGAGCACCTGGCCGCCGTCGCGTCCGGCTTCCACAGCCTTGCCAAGGGCGTGGGCCGCCACTTCGAGGCGGGCAACGTCCGGCAGACCGTCGTCGAGCTCGATGACGCCTTCCTGTTCGTGACGGCCGCCGGTGACGGCAGCTGCCTCGCGGTGCTCTCGGACGCCGACTCCGACGTCGGTCTGGTCGCGTACGAGATGACCCTCCTGGTCAAGCGTGTCGGCGTGCATCTGGGTACCGCTCCGCGCACCGATCTGCCCGCGGGCGGGTAG
- a CDS encoding DUF742 domain-containing protein — translation MSADGQGRSHWFDDEAGPVVRPYAMTRGRTSSAAQHRLDLIAVVVTEPQADDPEADSTLSPEHVDIVGLCRDAPQSVAELSAELDLPIGVVRVLVGDLVDSEFVHVNRPVPPAELVDESILRDVINGLRAL, via the coding sequence ATGAGCGCTGACGGTCAGGGAAGAAGCCACTGGTTCGACGACGAGGCCGGCCCGGTCGTCCGTCCGTACGCCATGACGCGCGGCCGCACCAGCAGTGCGGCCCAGCACCGCCTCGATCTGATCGCGGTGGTCGTCACGGAACCGCAGGCGGACGATCCGGAAGCGGACTCGACGCTGTCCCCGGAACACGTGGACATCGTCGGACTGTGCCGTGACGCCCCGCAGTCCGTGGCCGAACTCTCCGCCGAGCTCGATCTGCCCATCGGCGTCGTACGGGTCCTCGTCGGAGATCTCGTGGACTCGGAATTCGTCCATGTGAACCGGCCGGTACCGCCTGCCGAGCTGGTGGACGAGAGTATTCTGCGCGACGTGATCAACGGCCTGCGGGCGCTGTGA